One segment of Vibrio gazogenes DNA contains the following:
- a CDS encoding AEC family transporter — MFHAVLNAIAPIFVVLGLGYFCGYRKIADNKNVSVLNVFVMRFALPTALFTATWHTPVAGFIAKLPLIVILVLAMWVLWAFTYYIARNVFHKEPAQAAVYALTISLPNYAALGVPILSETISGATGSDIALNVAIAIACGSIFLSPLTLMVLEKETKAEFKDAPMSALIVPLLIKALKNPIVLWPILGTIFSCFGTTMPDLLTHALKPLAAAAGGGALFLTGLIVSARQLKINGAVIFGFILKNLIQPVIAYGIAIAFGLPAALLAASVFLIALATGFFGVMFGNGFGVQDEDSEGTLLLSTILFAITMPLFMYCLL; from the coding sequence ATGTTTCATGCTGTTTTGAATGCCATTGCCCCCATTTTTGTTGTGTTAGGTTTGGGTTATTTTTGTGGCTACCGCAAAATCGCGGATAATAAGAATGTGTCTGTCCTGAACGTGTTTGTCATGCGCTTTGCGCTGCCAACCGCTCTCTTTACTGCGACCTGGCATACTCCTGTCGCCGGCTTTATCGCTAAATTGCCTTTGATTGTTATCTTAGTGCTGGCGATGTGGGTCCTGTGGGCATTCACCTACTACATTGCCCGTAACGTCTTCCATAAAGAACCGGCTCAGGCAGCGGTTTACGCGCTAACTATTTCACTCCCCAACTACGCGGCACTCGGTGTGCCAATCTTAAGTGAAACCATCAGCGGTGCCACCGGGAGTGATATTGCACTCAACGTTGCGATTGCAATTGCGTGCGGTTCAATCTTCCTTTCGCCACTGACTTTAATGGTCTTGGAAAAAGAAACCAAAGCAGAATTTAAAGATGCACCGATGAGCGCATTGATTGTGCCTTTGCTGATTAAAGCGCTGAAAAACCCGATTGTGTTATGGCCGATTTTGGGGACGATTTTCTCTTGCTTTGGGACAACAATGCCCGACTTGCTGACCCACGCTTTAAAACCTTTGGCCGCTGCCGCAGGCGGTGGTGCCCTGTTCCTCACCGGTCTTATCGTTTCAGCACGTCAGCTCAAAATCAATGGTGCGGTTATCTTTGGCTTCATCCTCAAGAACTTGATTCAACCGGTCATTGCATACGGGATTGCCATCGCCTTTGGCCTGCCAGCGGCTTTACTTGCGGCGTCGGTGTTCCTCATTGCATTGGCAACAGGTTTCTTCGGGGTGATGTTCGGAAACGGCTTTGGTGTTCAGGACGAAGATTCAGAAGGTACATTACTGCTGTCAACGATTCTCTTTGCGATCACGATGCCGCTGTTTATGTACTGCTTACTGTAA
- a CDS encoding ACP S-malonyltransferase — protein sequence MATLFTYPGQGTQKAGMLTELNAFPLGQQILQQASDHLAQDILSLDNETALLNNRNTQVALTVCSYAYSQILRDLEIEPDYVLGLSIGAFPAAISAGILTFEQGLDLVARRGELMASAYPQGYGMAAVIGLSLPVLQTLLSQAQAQGHPVFIANINTESQVVISGSVAALNTVCELALAKQATSAKLLKVNVPSHCELLAPQAEIFNQAFDGIDLARPKITYVSANAARVLYPTDRIRDDLAHNMARQVHWWETVAMLKERGVTLAIEMKPGSVLTNLCKASMPDTIAVAMASENLNNLVALMRQYG from the coding sequence ATGGCAACTCTCTTCACTTATCCCGGTCAGGGAACTCAAAAAGCAGGTATGCTTACCGAGCTCAATGCATTTCCTCTCGGTCAGCAAATCTTGCAACAAGCCAGTGACCATTTGGCTCAGGATATCCTCAGTTTGGATAACGAAACGGCACTGCTGAATAACCGCAATACGCAAGTCGCATTAACGGTGTGCAGTTACGCCTACTCACAGATTCTGCGCGACCTTGAGATTGAACCCGATTATGTTTTAGGCCTGTCTATTGGTGCATTTCCTGCGGCCATCTCCGCCGGTATTCTCACCTTCGAACAAGGGCTGGACTTAGTGGCACGCCGCGGTGAATTGATGGCAAGTGCCTATCCGCAAGGTTACGGTATGGCCGCAGTGATTGGGTTAAGTTTACCGGTATTACAAACACTGTTGAGTCAGGCACAGGCGCAAGGTCACCCGGTGTTTATCGCCAACATCAACACCGAATCGCAAGTGGTCATCTCCGGCAGTGTCGCGGCGCTCAACACTGTGTGCGAACTGGCGTTAGCCAAACAGGCCACCAGCGCAAAACTGCTCAAAGTGAATGTGCCGTCACACTGTGAGCTGCTTGCGCCTCAGGCTGAAATATTTAACCAAGCCTTTGATGGTATTGACCTTGCGCGCCCGAAAATTACCTACGTGAGTGCCAATGCGGCTCGCGTGCTCTACCCGACCGACCGTATCCGCGACGACTTAGCCCATAATATGGCCAGACAGGTGCACTGGTGGGAAACGGTCGCAATGCTCAAAGAGCGCGGTGTGACCTTAGCGATTGAGATGAAACCGGGCAGTGTACTGACCAACTTGTGCAAAGCCAGTATGCCGGATACTATCGCGGTAGCGATGGCATCAGAAAACTTGAATAATCTCGTGGCCCTGATGCGTCAATACGGTTAG
- a CDS encoding malonate decarboxylase holo-ACP synthase translates to MMKLVYQPHDLLWVNHLSDDEQPPAWFHLTDLISRPVVVRRAPYQADRIAVGIRGFSRSQRHASLVTPQAIVRHLTPEQLVEQQGWYTQYQNHPLPHWQTLADIDDIFRSYSLAWGITGSLAFELATGMRTANQQSDIDLRILAPTPLDKQRASELAQQLTTLAQRPDVQIETALGAFALSEWLQTSGSVMIKSNQGPFLSANPWQTDSE, encoded by the coding sequence ATGATGAAACTCGTCTATCAACCCCACGACCTACTTTGGGTGAACCACTTATCTGATGATGAACAACCACCCGCGTGGTTTCACCTGACAGACCTGATTTCACGGCCAGTCGTGGTGAGACGAGCCCCATACCAAGCCGACCGCATTGCGGTCGGTATCCGCGGTTTCAGCCGTTCACAACGTCACGCCAGCTTGGTTACTCCGCAAGCAATTGTTCGCCATCTCACACCGGAGCAATTAGTCGAACAACAGGGCTGGTACACGCAGTATCAAAACCATCCCCTGCCTCATTGGCAAACACTCGCAGACATCGACGATATCTTCCGTTCTTATTCACTCGCATGGGGCATCACCGGCAGCCTCGCCTTTGAATTGGCAACCGGTATGCGTACCGCCAATCAGCAAAGCGATATTGACCTGCGGATTTTGGCGCCAACGCCATTGGATAAACAACGAGCCAGCGAACTGGCGCAACAACTGACAACACTCGCCCAAAGGCCGGATGTACAAATCGAAACAGCACTGGGGGCGTTTGCACTATCCGAGTGGCTGCAAACCTCTGGCAGCGTAATGATCAAAAGTAACCAAGGGCCGTTTTTAAGCGCGAACCCTTGGCAAACGGACTCTGAATGA
- a CDS encoding VF530 family DNA-binding protein has product MMTDEERIELQRNNPLHGLKLETMLQELVDFYGWDILDTAMRFNCFNTKPSISSSVKYLKKTDWAREKLENFYLYRFKRMPRASAEEYDLSPRARTFPHGLEPKEPMPLTVESILNSQAKAASSFKKRSSRGRQTRR; this is encoded by the coding sequence ATGATGACTGACGAAGAAAGAATCGAACTGCAACGCAATAACCCACTGCACGGGCTAAAGCTAGAAACTATGTTGCAAGAGTTGGTGGATTTTTATGGCTGGGACATTCTAGATACCGCAATGCGCTTTAATTGCTTTAACACCAAGCCCTCAATTTCGAGTAGCGTTAAGTATTTAAAGAAAACCGACTGGGCGAGAGAAAAGCTGGAGAACTTTTACCTATATCGCTTTAAGCGCATGCCACGAGCGAGTGCAGAAGAATATGATTTGTCACCGAGAGCTCGTACTTTCCCTCATGGTCTTGAACCGAAAGAGCCGATGCCGCTCACTGTTGAGTCAATTCTGAATTCACAGGCTAAAGCAGCATCATCATTTAAGAAACGCTCATCTCGTGGGCGCCAGACGCGCCGATAA
- a CDS encoding carbohydrate ABC transporter permease: MSDLSQQMTNRFKVLLFTAPLLVPLVMFWLLPFGYSIYISFTDWDYISPDYNFIGFENYQYMIEDFEFTQALLNTFWFSLGVVIPTVILGLIFALLLHKNFTGSQFYRAVIFSPWITPTVAVSIVWSWVFESKAGLANQLLMSAGFNRIAWLENGDTAMIAVIIVTIWQAIGWTMLFYISALNKIPSSLYEASLIDGCSSLTRFIKITLPLVSPTTFFLVVVNIITAVQAFDQFQILTQGGPGGETRTLLYLFYQQAFERYEMGPAAATSLVIFIITGLLALANTYIGKRWVYY; encoded by the coding sequence ATGTCAGACCTTTCACAACAGATGACCAACCGATTTAAGGTGCTTCTTTTTACTGCGCCTTTGCTGGTACCGCTAGTCATGTTTTGGCTACTGCCTTTTGGTTATTCCATCTACATCAGTTTTACCGATTGGGATTACATCTCCCCCGATTATAACTTTATCGGATTCGAAAACTACCAATACATGATTGAAGATTTCGAGTTTACCCAAGCCTTATTGAACACCTTTTGGTTCTCGCTTGGCGTGGTGATTCCAACCGTCATTCTTGGCTTAATCTTCGCGCTGTTGTTGCACAAAAACTTTACCGGAAGCCAGTTTTATCGTGCGGTGATCTTCTCACCTTGGATCACACCGACGGTTGCAGTTTCAATTGTTTGGTCTTGGGTATTTGAGTCAAAGGCAGGCTTGGCAAACCAACTATTAATGTCGGCGGGATTTAATCGTATTGCATGGTTGGAGAATGGAGATACCGCCATGATCGCCGTGATCATTGTAACCATTTGGCAAGCCATTGGCTGGACAATGCTGTTTTACATCAGCGCGCTTAACAAAATCCCATCATCCCTTTATGAAGCATCACTGATTGATGGCTGCAGCAGCCTGACTCGCTTTATCAAAATTACATTGCCACTGGTTTCACCCACCACGTTTTTCCTTGTGGTAGTCAACATCATTACTGCGGTTCAGGCGTTCGATCAGTTCCAGATACTGACTCAGGGCGGTCCTGGTGGTGAGACTCGAACACTACTCTACTTGTTCTATCAACAAGCCTTCGAGCGCTACGAAATGGGACCGGCCGCTGCAACATCACTGGTTATTTTTATCATCACAGGTTTGTTGGCATTGGCTAACACCTACATCGGCAAACGCTGGGTTTATTACTAA
- a CDS encoding DEAD/DEAH box helicase — protein sequence MTDNTQQVTFADLGLIPTLVERLEFLEYSQPTPIQSHTIPHVLEGRDIVGGANTGSGKTAAFALPILQKIYQQDTSPNRRGNFVSHLILVPTRELASQVAYNIKSYSYHLRDKIKTVVVFGGVSVNSQMQALRGGSDVIVATPGRLLDLVSSNAIKLDQVKTLVLDEADRMLSLGFSEELNKILALLPERKQTLLFSATFPEKVTSLAKDLLHDPVEVQLQSAEASTLVQRVFSVNKGQKTAVLAHLIKQHQWRQTLIFVNAKNACNHLAQKLSKRGIIAEVFHGDKGQGARTRVLEGFKSGEIQVLIATDIAARGLDIEKLPVVINFDLPRSPADYMHRIGRSGRAGEVGLGLSLIDYDDYHHFKVIEKKNKFKLEREQVEGFEVEDDQSEAYFLPMTARAKPAGTGKKKKKRNQENS from the coding sequence ATGACAGATAACACACAGCAAGTGACATTTGCCGATCTTGGTTTGATTCCAACCTTAGTCGAGCGACTAGAGTTCTTGGAATATAGTCAGCCGACTCCAATTCAATCTCATACCATTCCTCACGTACTTGAAGGACGAGATATTGTTGGTGGTGCCAATACCGGTTCTGGTAAAACCGCCGCTTTTGCGTTGCCAATTCTGCAAAAGATCTACCAGCAAGATACATCACCTAATCGTCGTGGTAACTTCGTGTCTCATCTGATTTTGGTTCCAACTCGTGAGTTGGCATCACAGGTTGCTTACAACATTAAATCCTACTCGTACCACCTTAGAGATAAAATCAAAACGGTTGTGGTATTTGGTGGCGTATCGGTGAACTCTCAAATGCAGGCTCTTCGTGGTGGTAGTGACGTTATTGTTGCAACTCCGGGCCGCCTACTGGACTTAGTATCTAGTAACGCCATCAAGTTGGACCAAGTAAAAACACTCGTCCTCGATGAAGCCGACCGTATGTTAAGTCTCGGATTTAGCGAAGAACTCAATAAAATTCTTGCACTGCTACCCGAGAGGAAGCAGACACTGCTGTTTTCTGCCACCTTCCCTGAAAAAGTCACGAGCTTGGCTAAGGACTTGCTGCACGATCCCGTTGAAGTCCAATTACAGAGTGCGGAAGCCAGTACATTGGTACAGCGTGTGTTTAGTGTCAATAAAGGTCAGAAGACCGCAGTACTTGCGCACCTAATCAAACAGCACCAGTGGCGACAGACTTTGATTTTTGTTAATGCTAAGAATGCCTGTAACCACCTAGCTCAAAAACTGTCAAAACGCGGCATTATTGCGGAGGTTTTCCATGGTGATAAGGGGCAAGGCGCGCGTACTCGCGTGCTTGAAGGGTTTAAGTCTGGTGAGATTCAAGTACTTATTGCTACCGATATCGCGGCTCGTGGTCTTGATATAGAAAAACTACCAGTGGTTATTAACTTTGACCTTCCACGTAGCCCTGCTGACTATATGCATCGAATCGGGCGTAGTGGTCGTGCGGGCGAAGTCGGCCTTGGGTTATCGCTTATTGATTACGATGATTATCACCACTTTAAAGTGATAGAGAAGAAAAATAAGTTCAAGCTTGAGCGTGAGCAGGTTGAGGGCTTTGAAGTGGAAGACGATCAAAGCGAAGCCTACTTTTTACCGATGACAGCACGAGCAAAACCTGCTGGTACAGGTAAAAAGAAGAAAAAACGCAATCAGGAGAATTCGTAA
- a CDS encoding LysR substrate-binding domain-containing protein has protein sequence MLPPLRALVAFEAVARLGSIGAAARELCVTQAAVSQQLKSLETFLGTTLFDRGQRGVKLTSAAQRYQPIVSGSLAHLKLQTQILFGEKESEVLSLIVNHTFCHNWLLPRLSSFYQNYPFIRLDIQLVDWPSTNPCENVDIEITNGKVESEDTNCERLFQEHWQLVCSPAFKQQYREQLAQCEFSELPAVQVKGYQESLMQWLSHNQFDAHLPQIQLEISSSLHALEAAKQGIGVLLVRSLAVAEQLKNQDLVLAVEASMPSESGHYLITKHSRNAKVNFFCDWLHHQIEHGESE, from the coding sequence ATGCTTCCTCCATTACGTGCACTAGTGGCTTTTGAGGCAGTGGCACGTTTGGGCTCGATTGGCGCTGCCGCTCGCGAGCTATGTGTGACTCAAGCTGCCGTCAGTCAGCAACTCAAAAGTTTAGAAACCTTCCTCGGCACCACCTTGTTTGATCGCGGACAGCGTGGGGTGAAGCTCACATCCGCTGCGCAGCGTTATCAGCCCATCGTGTCAGGCTCATTAGCTCATCTGAAACTGCAAACTCAAATCTTATTTGGTGAGAAAGAGAGCGAAGTTTTAAGTCTTATAGTCAATCACACTTTTTGTCATAACTGGTTGCTACCTCGCCTGTCTAGCTTTTATCAGAATTACCCATTTATTCGTTTAGACATTCAGCTTGTTGACTGGCCATCTACCAACCCTTGTGAAAACGTCGATATAGAGATAACCAACGGCAAGGTCGAAAGTGAAGACACAAACTGCGAACGATTATTCCAAGAACATTGGCAATTGGTGTGTAGCCCAGCGTTTAAACAACAATACCGCGAACAGTTAGCACAATGTGAGTTCTCCGAACTGCCGGCTGTTCAAGTGAAAGGTTATCAAGAGAGTCTGATGCAGTGGCTTAGCCACAACCAGTTCGATGCTCACCTTCCCCAAATCCAGTTAGAAATCAGCAGCTCTCTACATGCTCTCGAAGCAGCAAAGCAAGGCATTGGCGTATTACTTGTTCGCTCACTCGCCGTCGCTGAACAGCTTAAAAACCAAGACCTTGTTTTGGCTGTCGAGGCTTCGATGCCATCAGAATCTGGCCACTATCTGATTACCAAACACAGCCGAAACGCCAAAGTGAACTTCTTCTGTGACTGGCTTCATCACCAAATTGAGCATGGTGAGTCTGAGTAA
- a CDS encoding LysR family transcriptional regulator, producing the protein MNRRVPTTIKRLEIFISYMEQTNMNQVAETMDINTLSVYRAIHALEEDLGCVLFEKRGRSLVPLQAAQILYQQCVTTLSDLSRAIENTQIAAGITPKKIRVGSVNSLTIDLVPHLLTAYRERRPDVQLEFHSGSNCELLDKLKRSDLDVLMIYGDQLLEHNTSYTAMKLFDDQISFSVAITSEQPKPSQVPIQADYLRRQSYMTLTKGFGLREAFDRVLAKLDGKVEIHSEFSSIFGLSFALKSGAYAALLPTRMSEVSAQIGLKFYPLAPELAESHGIYLLMNRASEHNPAIRALIAECRMYSLRWQKSAHPADGVQ; encoded by the coding sequence ATGAATAGACGTGTACCGACTACGATTAAACGGTTAGAGATTTTCATCAGCTACATGGAACAGACCAACATGAACCAAGTAGCGGAAACGATGGATATCAATACCCTCTCGGTATATCGCGCCATTCATGCATTAGAAGAAGATTTAGGCTGTGTGCTGTTTGAAAAACGTGGCCGCAGCCTTGTGCCATTGCAGGCAGCACAAATCCTCTATCAACAGTGTGTCACGACGCTCAGCGACCTTTCCCGTGCTATCGAAAACACCCAGATCGCCGCAGGGATCACGCCGAAGAAAATACGCGTCGGCTCCGTCAATTCACTCACCATCGACTTAGTGCCCCATCTGTTGACCGCTTATCGCGAGCGCCGCCCTGATGTCCAACTGGAGTTTCATTCCGGCTCGAACTGCGAGCTGCTTGATAAACTCAAACGCTCAGATCTCGATGTACTGATGATTTATGGCGACCAACTGCTGGAACACAACACCAGCTACACCGCGATGAAACTGTTCGATGACCAAATCAGCTTTTCTGTCGCCATAACCAGTGAACAACCCAAACCATCGCAGGTGCCGATTCAGGCAGACTACCTCCGCCGTCAGTCTTACATGACCCTCACCAAAGGTTTTGGCCTACGGGAAGCTTTCGATAGAGTGCTCGCCAAACTGGATGGTAAAGTCGAAATTCACTCCGAGTTTTCCAGCATCTTCGGCTTGAGCTTCGCTTTAAAATCCGGGGCTTATGCCGCGCTATTACCGACCCGCATGAGCGAAGTATCTGCTCAAATTGGCTTAAAGTTTTACCCGCTGGCCCCAGAACTCGCCGAATCACACGGTATCTATCTATTAATGAACCGCGCCAGCGAACATAACCCGGCAATTCGGGCCTTAATTGCCGAATGTCGGATGTACAGCCTACGCTGGCAGAAGTCAGCGCATCCGGCAGACGGTGTGCAATAA
- a CDS encoding carbohydrate ABC transporter permease produces the protein MTTQVMDANPRSKTAATHAQSETTRIARSSLLAWLKHLFLITCGTIMVFPFLWMLSGSLKSNDEIFASPLNLIPEKFHWQTFIETFQSAPFGLYIFNSFTVALFTTLLVIINSAMFAYALTQLKFRSKTVIYFVVMGCYMLPGAVTYIPSYITLAKLDLLDSHMGLIVSNAASIFGVFYLRQVFIKIHPSLIEAARIDGAGELKILWAILLPQCKAAVATLFLITFITNYNSYMWPSLVITTPELNLIATGIRHYFIAEGNYGLNWSQIMAASTIAVLPLSILFIICQKTILSGIADNGVKE, from the coding sequence ATGACAACTCAAGTTATGGACGCGAACCCACGTTCGAAGACAGCAGCAACGCATGCTCAATCTGAAACCACTCGCATTGCTCGCTCATCACTGCTGGCATGGCTAAAACATCTGTTTTTAATCACTTGTGGCACCATCATGGTCTTCCCATTTTTATGGATGCTGTCAGGCTCACTAAAAAGCAATGATGAGATATTTGCTAGCCCACTCAACCTGATCCCAGAAAAATTCCACTGGCAGACGTTTATCGAAACATTCCAAAGCGCACCATTTGGCTTATACATTTTCAATAGCTTTACCGTAGCGCTGTTCACAACGCTATTGGTGATCATCAACTCAGCGATGTTTGCATACGCGCTGACTCAACTGAAATTTCGCTCAAAAACAGTGATCTACTTTGTGGTTATGGGATGTTACATGCTGCCGGGTGCGGTGACCTACATTCCTTCGTACATCACGCTAGCAAAGCTTGATCTGCTTGATTCTCACATGGGATTGATTGTGTCGAATGCAGCATCAATTTTTGGTGTGTTCTATCTGCGCCAAGTGTTTATCAAGATTCATCCATCATTGATAGAAGCAGCGCGTATCGACGGTGCTGGCGAGCTAAAAATTCTATGGGCAATCCTGCTACCGCAATGCAAAGCAGCGGTAGCTACCCTGTTTTTAATCACCTTTATCACTAACTACAACAGTTACATGTGGCCGAGCCTTGTGATCACAACGCCAGAGTTGAACCTGATCGCTACGGGTATTCGCCACTACTTTATCGCAGAAGGTAACTACGGCTTGAACTGGTCGCAAATTATGGCGGCGAGCACCATCGCAGTACTGCCTTTATCGATTCTATTCATCATCTGCCAAAAGACGATTCTTTCAGGTATCGCCGATAATGGCGTAAAAGAGTAA
- a CDS encoding alpha/beta hydrolase family protein: protein MNVLTKCKLALGIIVAFFSLPSFAVPCSDCSNGFERGQVPRVDQLESSRGPYSVKTINVSRLARGFGGGTIHYSTESGGQQGIIAVVPGYVSYESSIQWWGPRLASWGFTVITINTNTIYDQPDNRAGQLSAAIDYVIDKSKDRTSPIYGLVDPNRVGVIGWSMGGGGSLKLATDRKIDAVIPQAPWYLGLNRFSTITSPTMIIACQADAVAPVSVHASRFYNQIPRTTPKAYFEIALGSHFCANTGYPSEDILGRNGVAWMKRFIDKDERYTQFLCGQNFDSSLRVSEYRDNCSYY from the coding sequence ATGAATGTTTTAACAAAATGTAAGCTAGCATTGGGAATCATCGTGGCATTTTTTTCCTTGCCAAGTTTTGCGGTGCCGTGTTCGGACTGTTCAAATGGGTTTGAACGAGGCCAAGTTCCTCGAGTTGATCAGTTAGAATCCAGTAGAGGACCTTATTCGGTAAAAACCATCAATGTTTCTAGACTCGCCAGAGGATTTGGTGGGGGCACGATCCATTACTCGACGGAATCGGGAGGGCAACAAGGCATCATTGCGGTCGTTCCGGGTTATGTTTCTTACGAAAGTAGTATTCAATGGTGGGGGCCGCGTTTGGCATCTTGGGGCTTTACTGTGATTACGATCAATACGAATACGATTTATGATCAACCTGATAATCGAGCAGGTCAGCTCAGTGCCGCAATCGATTATGTCATTGATAAAAGTAAGGATCGAACCTCTCCGATTTATGGATTAGTGGACCCAAATCGAGTCGGCGTCATTGGCTGGTCTATGGGCGGTGGCGGCTCCCTCAAACTGGCAACAGACAGAAAGATTGATGCGGTGATCCCTCAAGCGCCTTGGTATCTTGGATTAAATCGTTTTTCTACTATTACGTCACCAACGATGATCATTGCATGCCAAGCCGATGCTGTGGCACCAGTGAGCGTACACGCTTCTCGCTTTTATAATCAAATCCCGAGAACCACCCCAAAAGCATATTTTGAAATTGCGTTAGGCAGTCATTTTTGTGCCAATACAGGGTACCCTAGCGAAGATATTTTGGGGCGGAATGGTGTTGCATGGATGAAGCGCTTTATTGATAAAGATGAACGCTATACTCAATTTTTATGTGGACAAAATTTTGATAGCAGTCTTCGCGTCAGTGAATACCGAGACAACTGTAGTTACTATTAG
- a CDS encoding DMT family transporter: protein MLSPFITLSLAIVFEVFATSYLPKTNQFTAPIPTLIILVGYGLAFYLLSIAVQSMSLGVAYAIWCGVGVVLVASISWLVYGQKLDIYAIAGISLILIGTVIINLFSSSVNH, encoded by the coding sequence ATGCTTTCCCCTTTTATCACTCTATCACTGGCGATTGTGTTTGAAGTGTTTGCGACTTCCTATCTGCCAAAGACCAATCAATTTACAGCGCCTATCCCGACCTTAATAATTTTGGTTGGCTATGGCTTGGCGTTTTATTTACTTTCGATTGCAGTACAAAGCATGTCACTCGGCGTGGCGTATGCGATTTGGTGTGGTGTAGGCGTGGTGTTGGTGGCATCTATTTCATGGCTTGTTTACGGACAGAAATTGGATATCTACGCGATTGCTGGCATCAGCTTGATTCTAATTGGGACTGTGATCATAAATTTGTTCTCCTCTTCCGTTAATCATTAA
- a CDS encoding transposase produces the protein MTTARSQLICPEVTPYYHCVSRCVRRSFLCGYDNYNGQSYEHRREWVESRILSLSSIYCIRICAYAVMSNHYHLVAFIDKQTAQSLSPHEVIERWCTAHQMPSLIQRFVSGHLVSKAEYKACDQIIETWRQRLYSLSWFMKEINYDIALLANQEDQCTGRFWEGRFKSQALLDDKALLAAMAYVDLNPVRAGVAETPEQSEHTALKKRLTALEQGKIKVPELADFMGYGHQEKRHVIPFRLTDYIELVDWIGRQIRADKQGYISPQLPNILTRLSLPQQECLALCTALEKKPRLWIGSSERLNFAKHHLKRKRMIGLHIS, from the coding sequence ATGACAACTGCCCGTTCACAACTCATCTGTCCTGAAGTGACACCGTATTATCACTGCGTTTCTCGTTGTGTCCGTCGCTCATTTCTATGTGGATACGACAACTATAACGGTCAATCGTATGAACATCGCCGTGAATGGGTTGAATCTAGGATTCTGTCACTGTCTTCTATTTATTGCATCCGGATCTGTGCCTATGCGGTGATGAGTAATCACTATCATCTGGTCGCCTTTATTGATAAACAAACAGCCCAGTCTCTTTCGCCACACGAAGTCATTGAACGATGGTGTACCGCTCATCAGATGCCATCGCTAATTCAACGTTTTGTGTCCGGTCACTTGGTCTCTAAAGCAGAGTACAAAGCGTGTGATCAAATCATTGAGACTTGGCGCCAGCGACTCTATTCGCTCAGCTGGTTCATGAAAGAAATCAACTACGACATTGCCCTGCTCGCTAACCAAGAAGACCAATGCACCGGGCGATTCTGGGAAGGTCGATTCAAATCTCAGGCTTTACTTGATGACAAAGCGTTACTGGCAGCGATGGCTTATGTTGACCTCAACCCTGTTCGGGCCGGTGTCGCTGAAACACCGGAACAGTCGGAGCATACAGCACTAAAAAAACGGCTGACTGCACTCGAACAAGGAAAAATAAAAGTCCCTGAATTGGCTGATTTTATGGGATATGGACATCAGGAGAAAAGGCACGTAATTCCTTTCCGACTAACAGATTATATTGAATTAGTCGACTGGATCGGACGACAAATCAGAGCAGATAAACAAGGCTATATTTCACCTCAATTGCCAAACATTTTAACACGGCTATCTCTACCTCAGCAGGAATGTCTGGCCCTTTGCACTGCGTTGGAAAAGAAGCCGCGACTCTGGATTGGTTCATCAGAACGCCTGAACTTCGCTAAACATCATCTCAAACGCAAACGTATGATAGGCCTTCATATTTCTTAA